From a single Desulfatirhabdium butyrativorans DSM 18734 genomic region:
- a CDS encoding NAD-dependent epimerase/dehydratase family protein, with protein MENRTYFDLPINELEEIGNRIDDRFWKELQNSRIFVTGGTGFFGIWLLESLVWVNFLKKLDIEIVVLTRDVVSIQKKAPYLASFPCIHWHIGDIRGFDYPEGQFSHLIHLASASAFEKAVQEPLERYDTIVMGTRRTLDFAVHCNARKFLYVSSGNVYGRQPDTITHVPEDFSGCPDLDESNAALGFGKRAAEFLCCSYSQKFGIETKIARCFTFVGPYLQLNLHYAVGNFIRDALAGGPIVIKGDGSSLRSYLYAGDLAVWLWKILLCGASCRPYNVGSEYPVTILQLAQIVAQYLTNDINIEIQGNQENTQPINRYIPCTFRARSELALEQYTSLQESIRRTIRFYAESYES; from the coding sequence ATGGAAAATAGGACTTATTTCGATCTTCCGATCAATGAGTTGGAAGAAATTGGCAATCGAATTGACGATCGGTTTTGGAAGGAACTGCAAAATAGCCGAATCTTTGTCACGGGTGGCACCGGATTTTTTGGAATTTGGCTTCTCGAAAGTCTTGTATGGGTAAATTTCCTCAAAAAACTGGATATTGAGATCGTTGTCTTGACGAGAGACGTTGTATCCATCCAGAAAAAAGCTCCCTATCTGGCATCGTTTCCCTGTATCCATTGGCATATTGGCGACATTCGGGGTTTCGATTACCCGGAAGGACAATTCTCCCACCTAATCCATCTTGCGAGCGCCTCTGCTTTTGAAAAAGCCGTTCAGGAGCCATTAGAGCGATATGATACGATTGTTATGGGAACAAGAAGAACGCTCGATTTTGCTGTTCACTGCAATGCGAGAAAGTTTTTATATGTCAGCTCCGGCAATGTCTACGGAAGGCAACCTGACACGATTACCCATGTGCCTGAGGATTTTAGCGGCTGTCCGGATCTGGATGAATCAAATGCGGCGTTGGGTTTTGGGAAAAGAGCGGCAGAGTTTCTCTGCTGTTCCTATTCTCAGAAGTTTGGTATTGAGACCAAGATCGCTCGTTGCTTCACTTTTGTAGGGCCTTACCTGCAACTGAACCTGCATTATGCCGTTGGTAATTTTATTCGAGATGCTCTTGCAGGCGGGCCGATCGTGATAAAAGGTGACGGCTCATCGCTCCGATCCTATCTGTATGCAGGTGATTTAGCGGTCTGGTTGTGGAAGATTTTGCTTTGTGGGGCCAGTTGCCGACCATACAATGTGGGTTCAGAATATCCCGTAACCATATTGCAACTCGCTCAAATTGTAGCCCAATATTTAACAAATGACATCAACATCGAGATTCAAGGGAATCAGGAAAATACGCAACCAATAAATCGTTATATTCCGTGTACATTTCGGGCTCGAAGCGAATTGGCCTTGGAACAATACACAAGTCTGCAAGAGTCTATTCGGCGCACAATCAGATTCTATGCCGAATCTTACGAATCGTGA
- a CDS encoding radical SAM/SPASM domain-containing protein: MASTHQSSHLNEMELRKRNQLQRDKPYVFEKVQKYRAKILKGESIAIVRLVYDYTCNFHCQHCSEATISKKGGHAFTVSDVRELSKQADEMGLAHFVLTGGEPLLFPEYDKIIEAIDPDKFYISSDTNGWFLNLERAKHLKKIGVDKIQLSLDSLNPEDHDQFRGKKGAYERAMRAIDAALEADLNIIVQTVVSKQRVRSEEFLRFLERINGKGVGVFVTYAKPVGDWEGNFDVLVNREDMRYMEELEKRYQVFTHLTPAYGLDLGCIAVKRMISITKYGDVMPCPYIYVSLGNVFEESLQEIIERGLNIKFFGKYFNSCWIAENRKFIHEYVEKKIYGKTLPVSYTEVFSELDFISKSQRCLCKENATANHGK; encoded by the coding sequence ATGGCTTCTACACATCAATCGTCTCATCTCAACGAGATGGAACTGCGAAAAAGGAATCAATTACAACGTGATAAGCCTTATGTATTTGAAAAGGTGCAGAAATACCGTGCAAAAATTCTAAAAGGGGAGAGCATTGCCATTGTCCGCCTTGTTTACGATTATACCTGCAATTTCCATTGCCAACACTGTTCAGAAGCAACGATATCAAAGAAGGGCGGGCACGCCTTTACTGTCTCCGATGTGAGAGAGCTATCCAAGCAAGCTGATGAAATGGGGTTGGCTCACTTTGTACTAACCGGTGGGGAGCCCCTTCTCTTTCCTGAATATGACAAAATCATTGAAGCTATAGATCCAGACAAATTTTATATCAGTTCAGACACAAATGGTTGGTTTCTCAACTTGGAAAGAGCAAAACATTTGAAAAAGATCGGGGTTGATAAGATTCAATTGAGCCTGGATAGTCTGAATCCTGAAGACCATGACCAATTCAGAGGGAAAAAGGGTGCTTATGAGAGAGCTATGCGGGCAATCGATGCGGCATTGGAAGCGGATCTCAATATCATCGTTCAAACCGTTGTATCCAAGCAGAGGGTTCGGTCTGAGGAGTTTTTACGCTTCCTTGAACGGATCAACGGTAAAGGTGTCGGTGTTTTTGTAACCTATGCAAAACCGGTAGGAGACTGGGAAGGCAATTTTGATGTTCTCGTCAATCGAGAAGATATGCGTTACATGGAAGAATTGGAGAAGCGATATCAAGTGTTTACGCACTTGACACCAGCATATGGATTGGATTTGGGCTGCATTGCCGTAAAACGGATGATCTCCATAACGAAATATGGAGATGTGATGCCTTGCCCTTATATCTATGTCTCCCTGGGAAATGTTTTTGAAGAATCATTACAGGAAATTATTGAAAGAGGACTCAATATCAAATTTTTTGGAAAATATTTCAATAGTTGCTGGATCGCCGAGAACAGAAAATTTATTCATGAGTACGTCGAAAAAAAGATTTATGGAAAGACCCTTCCGGTTTCTTACACCGAGGTTTTTTCCGAACTCGATTTCATTTCAAAAAGTCAAAGATGTCTCTGTAAAGAAAACGCCACAGCCAATCATGGAAAATAG
- a CDS encoding NUDIX domain-containing protein, translating into MNILEGIEILESRILDARTGLPEEIFLFVSRITPLVNVDLLIRNEGGKTLLTWRNDEQCGTGWHVPGGIVRFQETIGQRIQLVAKQELGVEVSYREPAIAIHEIIRPSQRNRGHFISFLYSCELLNQLPADRQYHDGVPQNGQWCWHESCPQNILPIHRIYDKFIEAERNRNGFYTSIVSSQRDGTAKKESITT; encoded by the coding sequence ATGAACATACTCGAAGGGATAGAAATACTCGAATCCCGTATATTAGATGCGCGAACAGGATTGCCGGAAGAAATCTTTTTATTTGTCAGCAGAATCACGCCGCTTGTCAACGTCGATCTTCTTATCCGAAACGAGGGGGGAAAAACACTGTTAACTTGGCGGAATGATGAACAATGTGGGACAGGCTGGCATGTTCCGGGTGGAATTGTACGATTTCAGGAAACCATTGGCCAAAGGATCCAACTTGTCGCTAAACAAGAGTTGGGCGTAGAAGTTTCCTATAGGGAACCCGCAATTGCCATCCATGAAATCATCCGGCCTTCTCAACGAAATCGAGGGCATTTTATCTCATTTCTCTATTCCTGCGAATTATTAAACCAACTTCCGGCTGATCGGCAATACCATGATGGAGTTCCCCAAAATGGGCAATGGTGTTGGCACGAAAGCTGCCCCCAAAACATCCTTCCGATACATCGCATTTATGATAAATTTATCGAAGCTGAAAGGAATCGAAATGGCTTCTACACATCAATCGTCTCATCTCAACGAGATGGAACTGCGAAAAAGGAATCAATTACAACGTGA